The following are from one region of the Acanthopagrus latus isolate v.2019 chromosome 2, fAcaLat1.1, whole genome shotgun sequence genome:
- the chp2 gene encoding calcineurin B homologous protein 2, whose amino-acid sequence MGSSSSNMNNIPDGQQLLQETGFSAAHIVRLYERFEFLDKDNTGHLRPEDLETVPDLDKNPIGARIIGAFFPPGKETLDFGSFVRILAHFRPADSNRARDGAQQEPANSTTGKLRFAFQLYDQDGDGKISRDELLQVLRSMLGLQVTEEQLQCIAERAIQEADADKDDAISFDEFRKSLEKVDIDHKMSISFLR is encoded by the exons ATGGgctccagcagctccaacaTGAACAACATCCCAGACggccagcagctcctgcaggagaCGGGAT tctctgctgctcacatcGTCCGTCTGTACGAGAGGTTTGAGTTTCTGGACAAAGACAACACGGGACATCTCAG GCCGGAGGATCTCGAGACGGTTCCAGACTTGGACAAGAACCCAATCGGAGCCAGAATCATCGGCGCCTTCTTCCCTCCCGG aaaGGAAACGCTGGACTTTGGCTCCTTCGTTCGGATTCTGGCTCATTTTCGTCCAGCGGACTCCAACCGAGCCAGAGACGGAGCCCAGCAGGAGCCGGCCAACAGCACCACAGGCAAACTGAGAT TTGCTTTCCAGCTGTACGATCAGGACGGAGACGGAAAGATTTCCCGAGACGAGCTGCTTCAG GTGTTGCGGTCGATGTTGGGCCTGCAGGTGAcggaggagcagctgcagtgcaTCGCTGAGCGAGCCATCCAGGAGGCCGACGCCGACAAAGACGACGCCATCTCCTTCGACGAGTTCAGGAAG tcactgGAGAAAGTGGATATTGATCACAAGATGAGTATTAGCTTTCTGAGATGA